The Calditrichota bacterium genome has a window encoding:
- the rho gene encoding transcription termination factor Rho, which yields MLRRKSPPPSGERRSGAPANGHTGRFDPDRNVRRLPSNPDNENRRSPAPAAVAPPDDDNGYEDVEGFDVAKHDGQALDLTKLKSMRIGDLNEFARSIGIPDYSGLPRQDLIFAILEKQSATAGFAFASGVLEILPDGYGFLRSPKSNFLPGQDDVYVSPSQIKRFSLRKGHIVSGQIRPPKDSERFFALLRVEAVNLEAPEECRDKILFDNLTPYFPTRKFKLESSAGDPSMRIMDIFTPIGMGQRGLIVAPPRTGKTVLLQKIANSIAENHPDVFLIVLLIDERPEEVTDMERTVRGEVISSTFDEKPERHIQVSQMVMEKAKRLVEYKKDVVILLDSITRLARAHNTVMPHSGRILSGRRRCNALYEPKRFFGAARNIEEGGSLTIIATALIETGSRMDEVIFEEFKGTGNMELVLDRKLSDLRIFPAIDINRSGTRKEELLLSAETLARVHLLRSVLSDYNTVDTMKFILERIRATRSNEEFFRVMNS from the coding sequence ATGTTAAGAAGGAAATCCCCGCCGCCCTCCGGTGAGCGTCGTTCCGGCGCGCCTGCCAACGGGCATACCGGGCGCTTCGATCCCGACCGGAACGTGCGCCGCCTGCCTTCGAACCCCGATAACGAAAATCGTCGCTCACCCGCACCCGCGGCAGTTGCCCCCCCGGATGACGACAACGGCTATGAGGATGTCGAGGGCTTCGATGTTGCCAAGCACGACGGCCAGGCTCTCGACCTGACCAAACTGAAGTCGATGCGGATCGGCGATCTGAACGAGTTCGCCCGCTCCATCGGCATCCCCGACTACAGCGGCCTGCCCCGGCAGGACTTGATCTTTGCCATCCTGGAGAAGCAGTCGGCGACAGCCGGCTTTGCCTTTGCCAGCGGAGTCCTCGAAATCCTTCCCGACGGCTACGGCTTCCTAAGGTCGCCCAAGTCGAACTTCCTGCCCGGTCAGGACGACGTCTATGTCTCGCCGTCGCAGATTAAGCGCTTCAGCCTCCGCAAGGGTCACATCGTCTCGGGTCAAATTCGTCCGCCTAAAGACTCCGAGCGCTTCTTTGCGCTCCTGAGGGTCGAAGCGGTCAACCTCGAAGCGCCCGAGGAGTGCCGCGACAAGATCCTATTCGACAACCTGACACCCTACTTTCCGACACGGAAGTTCAAACTGGAGTCGTCCGCCGGCGACCCGTCGATGCGGATCATGGATATCTTTACCCCGATTGGGATGGGCCAGCGCGGCTTGATCGTAGCGCCTCCCCGCACCGGCAAGACCGTCCTCCTCCAGAAGATCGCCAACTCCATCGCCGAGAACCACCCCGACGTCTTCCTAATCGTCCTGCTGATCGATGAGCGCCCCGAAGAAGTAACCGACATGGAGCGCACGGTTCGGGGCGAAGTGATCAGTTCCACCTTCGACGAGAAACCGGAGCGGCATATACAGGTGTCGCAAATGGTGATGGAGAAGGCGAAGCGGCTGGTTGAATACAAGAAGGATGTGGTGATTCTGCTCGACTCGATCACCCGGTTGGCGAGGGCGCACAATACGGTGATGCCCCATTCAGGGCGCATCCTCTCGGGGCGGCGTCGATGCAATGCGCTCTACGAACCGAAACGTTTCTTCGGCGCCGCACGCAACATTGAGGAGGGCGGATCGCTCACCATCATCGCCACGGCATTGATCGAGACCGGCAGCCGGATGGACGAGGTGATCTTCGAAGAGTTCAAAGGCACCGGCAATATGGAACTGGTGCTCGACCGAAAACTCTCCGATCTCCGCATCTTCCCCGCCATCGACATCAATCGCTCCGGCACCCGCAAAGAGGAATTGCTCCTCTCGGCTGAGACGCTGGCTCGAGTCCATCTGCTGCGGTCAGTCCTCTCAGACTACAACACCGTCGATACGATGAAGTTCATCCTCGAGCGCATACGCGCGACGCGGTCGAACGAGGAGTTCTTCCGGGTGATGAACTCGTAG
- a CDS encoding 3-isopropylmalate dehydratase large subunit (catalyzes the isomerization between 2-isopropylmalate and 3-isopropylmalate in leucine biosynthesis) — translation MSAVRHILVCHSGRKSVEPGETLLFRHDLAVGSEIIFPHILAYLRELGGSERIDPGRLALVNGHLVPTKEAAAGTLVAAMDRFAREQKVGHYFQAGRSGGCQTLLAAQGLIQPGDLVIGSDLHFTTYGALGAVATAVGGVDLATAWVTGSVWLRVPEAVRVVLTGRLPAYCTVKDLALTILTGIGPDAAQGRAIEFDGDGLDSLDVEDRFVIANLAAETGAFTVWIPPDRQTTAYLSAFGLPSNLPELPPPTEREYAVDYGFDLGSIEPMAALPHFPCHAVRVRSLPEVRVNQVIIGSCTGGRFEDFLPVVRLLESYTIAPSMRLGLYPATHGAIRRIVEEELALFFTRHGASIAPPSCQPCLGSGPSLIGEGEVGVYTTNRNYRGRHGPPDAQIYLAGSLVAAATAIAGVLIDPRDL, via the coding sequence GTGAGCGCTGTCCGGCACATCCTTGTCTGCCATTCGGGCCGCAAGAGCGTCGAACCTGGCGAGACGCTCCTTTTTCGCCACGACCTCGCGGTCGGCAGCGAGATCATCTTCCCCCATATCCTCGCCTATCTGCGCGAGTTAGGTGGCAGCGAACGGATCGATCCGGGCCGCCTGGCACTGGTTAATGGTCATCTGGTGCCGACCAAGGAAGCCGCCGCGGGGACGCTCGTCGCGGCGATGGACCGCTTTGCCCGGGAGCAGAAGGTCGGGCATTACTTTCAAGCCGGGCGGTCGGGCGGGTGTCAAACGCTTCTGGCAGCGCAGGGGTTAATCCAACCCGGCGATCTGGTCATCGGGAGCGATCTTCATTTCACCACCTATGGTGCGCTCGGCGCGGTCGCAACGGCGGTCGGCGGCGTAGATCTGGCGACGGCTTGGGTAACCGGATCGGTCTGGCTGCGCGTGCCTGAAGCGGTGCGGGTGGTTCTCACCGGACGCCTGCCCGCGTATTGCACCGTCAAGGATCTCGCTCTGACTATTCTTACCGGGATCGGACCCGATGCGGCTCAGGGCCGGGCTATCGAGTTCGACGGCGACGGGCTCGATAGCCTCGACGTCGAAGATCGCTTCGTCATCGCCAACCTCGCCGCCGAAACGGGGGCCTTTACCGTCTGGATACCTCCCGACCGTCAGACGACCGCATACCTCTCGGCTTTTGGGCTGCCGTCCAACCTTCCGGAACTCCCCCCCCCGACAGAGCGTGAATATGCTGTGGATTATGGTTTCGATCTCGGTTCGATCGAGCCGATGGCGGCATTACCGCACTTTCCGTGCCATGCCGTCCGGGTCCGTTCGCTGCCCGAAGTGCGGGTCAATCAAGTGATTATCGGCAGTTGCACCGGAGGCCGGTTCGAGGACTTTCTGCCCGTCGTGAGACTGCTTGAGTCCTACACCATTGCTCCCTCGATGCGGCTCGGGCTCTATCCGGCAACGCACGGGGCGATCCGGCGGATCGTCGAGGAGGAGTTGGCTCTCTTCTTCACCCGGCATGGCGCTTCCATCGCGCCTCCCTCGTGCCAGCCCTGCCTCGGCTCGGGACCGAGTCTGATCGGGGAGGGCGAAGTCGGCGTCTATACGACGAACCGCAACTATCGGGGCCGTCACGGCCCGCCCGATGCCCAGATCTACCTTGCCGGGTCACTCGTAGCCGCCGCTACGGCCATCGCCGGAGTGCTTATCGACCCGCGGGACTTGTAG